CATCGGGGACGGCAACAACGTCCTCAACTCGCTCCTGCTCGGCGCCGCCGCCGTCGGGTTGGACGTCTCAGCGGCAAGCCCCAACGGGTACGGCCCGAACGCCGGGATCGTGCAGCACGCCCAGACGCTCGCGCGCGCTCACCACAGTTCGATCACGTTGACCGATTCCATCGAGGAGGCCGTCCGCGGTGCGGATGCCGTGTACACCGACGTGTGGGTTTCGATGGGAGAGGAAGCGGAGACGGCCGCACGTACCGCCGCCTTCCAAGGCTACCAGGTCAACGACGCGCTCCTCCGCCGCGCCCACCCGGACGCATTCGTACTGCACGATCTGCCGGCCCATCGCGGGCTCGAGATCACCGATGAGGTGATGGATGGCCCCCGCGCCGCCGTCTGGGACCAGGCGGAGAACCGCCTGCACGCCCAGAAGGCGCTGCTGGAGTGGGCGCTCTTCGCGCCCAAGGCCTCCCGCGGGCGCGGGAAGTCGCGGTAAGCTCTTCCCGGGCTCACGCCGTGGGGTTCGCTTCGGGGTCGGCC
This genomic window from Thermoplasmata archaeon contains:
- the argF gene encoding ornithine carbamoyltransferase translates to MPTRSVGRDILSVMDYAPDVDRLLRRALALKRDRQRGRRPRTLRDRTLALVFEKPSTRTRTSFEVGVRDLGGAPMYLSAHDLQLGRGETIADTARVLSRYVDGIVYRAFHHADEVELAKWASVPVINALDDLEHPCQIAADLLTMYERWKGKFSGRRLAYIGDGNNVLNSLLLGAAAVGLDVSAASPNGYGPNAGIVQHAQTLARAHHSSITLTDSIEEAVRGADAVYTDVWVSMGEEAETAARTAAFQGYQVNDALLRRAHPDAFVLHDLPAHRGLEITDEVMDGPRAAVWDQAENRLHAQKALLEWALFAPKASRGRGKSR